A stretch of the Dehalococcoidales bacterium genome encodes the following:
- a CDS encoding SDR family NAD(P)-dependent oxidoreductase, translated as MGDRLKGKVAVVTGSGQGIGRGIALGMAKEGAKVVTNNRRPGSTGLSIYGEDFEKKLSEEEKAHARQLGGDAETVAGEIRNKGGEAVAFFGDVGDFQTAGKLVQTAVDSFGKVDILVNNAGTFRRGFVWEISEEDWDYVITSKLKGTFNCIHHAAPLMKNQGWGRIINCTSSAWLGNIEHPNYSAANAGVVGLTRSVAREMYKYGVTCNAYAPTAMSRGHVSLSARIRMMAQGGAPLMDEERRVRMEELHGPPEGMAPLIAYLATDAAAHVSGTVFAAAGNGEFRIYSEPEEMNLIKKDSGMWTVDELVEQAPGTLLKGYQSPAAGPR; from the coding sequence ATGGGTGACCGATTAAAAGGCAAGGTGGCGGTGGTTACCGGTTCCGGGCAGGGGATTGGACGGGGTATCGCTTTGGGCATGGCTAAAGAAGGGGCTAAGGTGGTAACCAATAACCGCCGTCCCGGCTCCACCGGACTCAGCATTTACGGGGAAGATTTCGAGAAAAAGCTAAGCGAAGAGGAGAAGGCACACGCCCGCCAGCTTGGCGGCGATGCCGAGACGGTGGCCGGGGAAATCAGGAATAAGGGTGGTGAGGCGGTCGCCTTCTTCGGAGATGTTGGTGATTTCCAGACGGCGGGCAAGCTGGTACAGACGGCGGTGGACAGTTTCGGCAAGGTGGATATCCTGGTGAACAATGCCGGTACCTTCCGGCGCGGTTTTGTCTGGGAGATATCGGAGGAGGACTGGGATTACGTCATTACCTCCAAGCTGAAAGGAACTTTTAACTGTATCCACCACGCGGCTCCTTTGATGAAAAACCAGGGCTGGGGACGCATTATAAATTGTACCTCATCTGCCTGGCTGGGTAATATAGAACATCCCAACTACAGCGCCGCCAACGCCGGGGTGGTGGGCTTGACCCGCTCGGTAGCCCGGGAGATGTACAAATACGGCGTGACCTGTAACGCTTACGCGCCGACGGCGATGTCACGGGGCCATGTCAGCCTGTCAGCCCGCATCAGGATGATGGCTCAGGGTGGAGCTCCCCTCATGGATGAAGAGCGGCGGGTACGTATGGAAGAGCTGCATGGCCCGCCGGAGGGAATGGCGCCGTTGATTGCCTATTTAGCCACCGATGCTGCCGCCCATGTCAGCGGGACGGTATTTGCCGCGGCCGGTAACGGAGAATTCCGTATTTACTCGGAGCCGGAAGAGATGAACCTGATCAAGAAGGATTCCGGTATGTGGACGGTAGATGAACTGGTAGAACAGGCGCCCGGTACTTTGCTGAAAGGGTATCAGAGTCCGGCAGCGG